One window from the genome of Anolis sagrei isolate rAnoSag1 chromosome 4, rAnoSag1.mat, whole genome shotgun sequence encodes:
- the SYNDIG1 gene encoding synapse differentiation-inducing gene protein 1 translates to MDGLVEQKSAMLKHHKDADTKKRNGLINTRNLMAEGREGMVSVYPTPQYHSRPIGTLYSPNYSRNDPVQQLLDPSTLPQTVESRYHPNIILYSESMLRSWGESMNAECCETTFIEDKSPTKGSLDYPDGKFVTLTTDEIKIHTLSYDVDEDDDFQELESDYSSDTDSEDHFLMMPPRDHLGLSVFSMLCCFWPLGIAAFYLSHETNKAIAKGDFHYASSSSRRALFLAVLSITIGTGIYVGVAVALIAYLSKNNHL, encoded by the exons ATGGATGGCTTAGTTGAACAGAAGAGTGCCATGCTTAAGCACCATAAGGATGCTGACACCAAGAAGAGGAATGGGTTGATCAACACAAGGAACTTGATGgccgaaggaagggagggaatggTATCGGTGTACCCAACCCCCCAGTATCACAGTCGGCCGATTGGGACTCTCTACTCCCCAAACTACTCCAGAAATGACCCGGTGCAACAGCTCCTTGACCCCAGCACTTTGCCACAGACTGTGGAATCCCGTTACCACCCAAACATCATTCTGTATTCGGAAAGCATGCTGCGGTCCTGGGGAGAAAGTATGAATGCGGAATGCTGTGAAACAACCTTCATTGAGGACAAGTCACCCACTAAAGGCAGTCTGGATTATCCTGATGGAAAATTTGTTACTCTGACTACAGATGAGATCAAGATCCATACCCTGTCTTATGACGTGGACGAAGATGATGACTTCCAAGAACTAGAG AGTGATTACTCAAGTGACACTGACAGTGAAGACCATTTCCTTATGATGCCACCCAGGGACCATCTTGGGCTCAGTGTCTTCTCCATGCTCTGTTGTTTCTGGCCACTGGGAATTGCTGCCTTCTATTTGTCCCATGAG ACAAACAAAGCCATCGCTAAAGGGGACTTCCACTACGCCAGCTCCAGTTCACGAAGAGCCCTCTTCTTGGCTGTTCTATCCATCACGATTGGAACAGGCATTTATGTAGGGGTTGCTGTGGCACTTATAGCCTACCTATCCAAAAATAACCACTTATGA